The Anoplopoma fimbria isolate UVic2021 breed Golden Eagle Sablefish chromosome 9, Afim_UVic_2022, whole genome shotgun sequence genome contains the following window.
ATTGTGATGTTTACAGTTACATTGTGCCCTGGGTGCTGTTACAACATGCAAACTGAGGAAGTTGttattgcaaacacacacacacacacacttaattcCTTTAGTCATGCATTGTCTTGCAGCTGAAGAGCAGTTCAACTGTCAACCATTGAAATGTACCTATTCTCCATTTTGACAATGACTTGTATGTTTGGATATTTGTGAGGGTTGgtctccatatatatatatatatatatatatatatatatatatatatatgccacaCACTCAGGCTTGTGTGTGCGAGAGAGCAGCGGTTTGGATTGCGCAGTATATTCTTCTCTCCCTCACCAGCACATGATGCCCTGGTGACGTCTATACTTCctaatatctctctctctctctctctctccctcaccctccccGAGTCTTTATAGGCGGGAGTGGGAAGTGAGACATCAGATTTTCTGCATTCACGTTGACAAATATTCATTGTCACTTACTCCTGTTGCAGTGAAAACACACGATTAAATCAGCTGACAGTAACATACAGTGTCGTTTAGAGTGACGGTAGCGTTAAAAGGAGGCGTTAAGGACAATTTACTCAAGCGCAGAGTGGACATAGCTGACGACAGTGATGGAGACTATGGGTAAGAGGCAGCTATTCTCTAATTTTACTGTAGATAAGGCGATTTTTGGATGTATAATATCTACTGTACATACATGGCCCGGGGTGAAAGATCAGAGTGACAGTGGGGTTCTGTCTCTATCTGGTGGTGCTGTGGAACAGATTGTGTGGATTTAATGACCATATTCAGTCAGGCTGGTGCTggcatatgtatatgtataaacaTGGACTCGcataattattaacattaatgtCAAAGAGAGTTCAAAGGTCTTTTTATGTTTACCTGTGGGAAGGAGTGCCAGCTGACTCCTGTTATCGCTCAGTAACACCTTACTGAATGGATCCTAAACATCAGCATCTGATCTCTCCTTTTATAGTCATATAGTTCTGGACCAAAGGAGATGAGAAGAGAGTTAGTCACCAGTATTTTTTTGACAGAGCAAATGTCAGTCTCGGTTATGTgcatattttgctttttttccccacaaattGTTTAAACTTTGTGACATACAATTAAAGAGAAGTGTTCCTTACTCTGTTTAAAATacttcttgtgtttgtgtatctgctTTTAGAAAATTGAAGTACAAACCTTTCCACAAATATTTGTGGGTTGTTTTTGTAATATTGGAGACCTAGTGCtgttttagattagattagattagattcaactttattgtcattgcacagagtacaagtactaggaCAACGGAATtcagttttagcatctaaccagaagtgcaaaaagaagcagtaaaggtgcagtgcaatgtgctagataaataacagtataaataacagataaataattaaaagaaataacagtATGAGTAGTATAACAATATAGACAGTATGAACAGCGGATATGAAAtgcaagatatatatatatatatatagtctaaaCAGTAAGATGTAAGTATATAACATTTAGTTTAAATGAAACTTAAGTTTAGCTTTAGTATTTTCAATATAACTGTCTGCAACACTTGGACGTGTACAAGCCTGATGCCTCTTGACAAACTACCAGTCAACTTTGACCCACTTTGGTTTGACCTGCTGcagttcaaaacaaaaacactattgAATAGCATTGACAGTATTCATGccatttaaagctgctataatcaatatgtAAAAGTTGAGACAAACCCAGCTCTGCAGTTCCTTTCTGCAGCTTTATTGCCACTTTaatcttgatgtttttttgtaaattttaatatttaattctctcactgctctcattaaCCTCGTTTCCAAGCACAGCATGCATAGACCCAAAGAATGCTACCAACCAAGCATCAAACAGCATACAGACGCAGTTTAACACTAGCTAGTGACCAAAGTGGAATTGCCACTTTaatcttgatgtttttttgtaaattttaatatttaattctctcactgctctcattaaCCTCGTTTCCAAGCACAGCATGCATAGACCCAAAGAATGCTACCAACCAAGCATCAAACATCTAGCTAGTGACCAAAGTGGAACATCTAGCGATTAAAGAGACAGGTTTTTCTCTCAGGAGTAAGACCTCACCAGAGATAGAcgagagtaaatattggacttgcatTCTTCTGGTggccagaaacatgactccaaattgATTTCAATGTTGCATCGTTTTTGCTAGatctgtaaataagcaactgttatGCAAAATATGCCATAACAAACAATATATTGTGATAATGAGTCAGCTTGTTTGCTCTGTCCCCGGGTGTCCAAATAATTAgttattgtatgtttaaattGTTTCACCACAGATCCACAGTTATGGAGATGCTTTAAAGATCATAGTTGATTGTgtgatttacatttattttcaactcATTTGGTAAAACTATTACTACTCAATGGCAGTTTGTAGGAAGCATCAGTCTTATTTTTAGGTTGCTTTTATGATTCAGTTACCATGTGAGTGGACAGATGTTGAGGGTGGACAAAAAGTGAGCTGAGCTGCACTCATTAAGCAGAAATACTTAAGCCACTATGTGAACTAAAAAAGCAGGGATTTGTCGCAATTAGGCAGTGCCAGACTACTTTTGAGCAGAGACAGTAGAGCCTATAAGAGGTGCTCATTCCCTGTCTCATAATCTGAGTTGAATGTCAACagccacattaaataaaaaacagcaccACCTGCTTGTCAGAGGTATACTTGTTAATACAGATGTGTCTGAAATTTTAACAATCCCTCACCCCCAGTTTGACATTAGAATTAAAAATattctgaatgttttattttctccaccAGTGTGTCCGATGGGTGGAGGGGCCACCAGGCTGTACAGCGCCCTGACTCAGACCAGCAGCggctctcctctccccctccctccgtCCCAGCAGCCTGCAGACACAAACGTGGATCCATCTTTCTGCCAGGTGACTCCTTCTCTTCTGTTAACAGTACAGATTTCAGAAACTGACACAGCAGCGGATACGTGAAGTAATCTGCCTCCTCCGGTTTAATAAATGGTTAGTGTCATGTCTGTTTTGCAGGGGGAGGTATGTCCCCCCGAtccagtggagctgctcagACAGTGTGAAGAGGCCCTCAGGGACCAACCACCTCGCCTCCACAGGAAGTTCACTCACCTCAATGATGGAGACAGCGTCCCCAGCGGCTCCGTCAGGGTGATGCAGTGGAACATACTAGCCCAAGGTAGATTTGCTTTTAGCCTGTGTAATATTACATCTCACCGGCTTGTGGACTCTAATATATTTAGTGACACATCAGCTTCAAAAACTGTTTTGATTCCCTCTGCTGTTCTCATCAACCCGTCACTAGCTTATTTCACAGTCAACCCTCTGTACACTACCCGCCCAGCACTAAACTGCAGACATAGTTAGTTAAGCTTGCTGGTGGAGGACATTGAAAAAGTAGCAAGATAAAAACCCTACCTTGCCAACATAAACTATGGACCCTTGTTAAGCTCTATTCTAAAGTCAGATCTCCATTGTTCTTGTGTCCTTCAGCTCTGGGCGAGGGACTAGACAGTTTTGTCCGGTGTCCCCCCGAGGCCCTCAGCTGGCCCCGCAGGAAGTACCTCATCTTAGAGGAGATCCTCACCTACAGACCTCATATCCTGTGTCTGCAGGAAGTCGACCACTACTATGACACCCTCCAGCCGGTTCTGGCAGGCCTCGGTTACAGCGGCAACTTTTGCCCCAAACCCTGGTCGCCATGCCTAGATGTGGAGGGCAACAACGGTCCGGACGGCTGTGCTCTGTTCTTCGATCAGTCGCGGTACGAGCTCCTAGATAGCGTGAACATAAGGCTCTCTGCCATGAGGATTCCAACCAATCAGGTGAGTGGAATCTGTGAAAAGCCAATCTTGGACACATAATAAAAGCTTCTCATAAGCACCTCTAACAAGCATCTCTCTTGTCACAGATTGCTGTGGTGACGATGCTGCGTTGTCGGAACacagggaggtgtgtgtgtgtggccgtgACGCATCTGAAGGCTCGTTCTGGCTGGGAGTGGCTCCGCAGCGCCCAGGGCTCCGTCCTCCTGCAACACCTCCAGAATCTGGTCCAGAAGCATGCTGGCGATCCTGCGGGTGCCCCCAAGTCAGACATCCCTTTGCTCATATGTGGAGATTTCAACGCAGTCCCAAATGAAGAGGTTTACCGACGTTTCATCACGTCGCCTTTGTGTTTGGACTCGGCCTATAAGAAACTCAGTAAAGACGGTTTAACTGAGCCAGAGTACACAACGTGGAAGATTCGGCAAACGGGGGAATGCTGTACCACTCTGGACTACATCTGGTACAGTCAGGACACACTGAGAGTGGACACAGTTCTGGACATGCCCACTGAG
Protein-coding sequences here:
- the noctb gene encoding nocturnin isoform X1; translated protein: METMVCPMGGGATRLYSALTQTSSGSPLPLPPSQQPADTNVDPSFCQGEVCPPDPVELLRQCEEALRDQPPRLHRKFTHLNDGDSVPSGSVRVMQWNILAQALGEGLDSFVRCPPEALSWPRRKYLILEEILTYRPHILCLQEVDHYYDTLQPVLAGLGYSGNFCPKPWSPCLDVEGNNGPDGCALFFDQSRYELLDSVNIRLSAMRIPTNQIAVVTMLRCRNTGRCVCVAVTHLKARSGWEWLRSAQGSVLLQHLQNLVQKHAGDPAGAPKSDIPLLICGDFNAVPNEEVYRRFITSPLCLDSAYKKLSKDGLTEPEYTTWKIRQTGECCTTLDYIWYSQDTLRVDTVLDMPTEEQIGPNRLPSFSYPSDHISLVCDFSFKEKE
- the noctb gene encoding nocturnin isoform X2: MGGGATRLYSALTQTSSGSPLPLPPSQQPADTNVDPSFCQGEVCPPDPVELLRQCEEALRDQPPRLHRKFTHLNDGDSVPSGSVRVMQWNILAQALGEGLDSFVRCPPEALSWPRRKYLILEEILTYRPHILCLQEVDHYYDTLQPVLAGLGYSGNFCPKPWSPCLDVEGNNGPDGCALFFDQSRYELLDSVNIRLSAMRIPTNQIAVVTMLRCRNTGRCVCVAVTHLKARSGWEWLRSAQGSVLLQHLQNLVQKHAGDPAGAPKSDIPLLICGDFNAVPNEEVYRRFITSPLCLDSAYKKLSKDGLTEPEYTTWKIRQTGECCTTLDYIWYSQDTLRVDTVLDMPTEEQIGPNRLPSFSYPSDHISLVCDFSFKEKE